From a region of the Hypanus sabinus isolate sHypSab1 chromosome 2, sHypSab1.hap1, whole genome shotgun sequence genome:
- the LOC132404441 gene encoding carboxypeptidase B-like: MEGLLFLTIVAVISEALPVAMHSGDKILRLRPGNEQHVQFLRAMSDTEKVDFWLPAWSELLMINSTADIRVPGEWVSEMLSELEKIALKYEVLSGKLQVLITDQLKKKLFQASYSYENYHSWEQIEAWTAKIAETYPTLISREEIGKSYEGRSIYLLRVGKRKGVAKPAIFLECGIHAREWISPAFCQWFVKEAVESCENGSPLKTLLNELDFLVVPVVNVDGYSYTWTGNRFWRKTRSKYPGNNCIGTDPNRNFDAAWCSIGASNNPCSNVYCGPSVESESEVKAVANFVRDHLQHIKAYLAIHSYSQLLLFPYSYTFSYSQHHEELNALAANAVMELKHLHGSNYTYGPGASTIYPAAGGSDDWAHDLGIKYVFTFELRDTGEYGFLLPEYLIKPTCEETMLAINYIATYVLNHLY; this comes from the exons ATGGAAGGACTCCTGTTCCTGACGATTGTTGCAGTGATTTCGGAAGCACTTCCAGTGGCAATGCACTCTGG GGATAAAATATTGCGCCTGAGACCTGGAAATGAACAGCACGTCCAGTTCTTAAGGGCCATGTCTGACACTGAGAAG GTTGATTTCTGGTTGCCAGCTTGGTCAGAGTTGTTGATGATAAACTCGACTGCAGACATCAGGGTCCCTGGAGAGTGGGTTTCCGAAATGCTAAGTGAGCTGGAGAAGATTGCATTAAAATATGA GGTATTAAGTGGAAAGCTGCAAGTCTTGATTACAgaccagttaaaaaaaaagttatttcaAGCAAGCTACAGTTATGAAAATTATCATAGTTGGGAACAG ATTGAAGCTTGGACTGCCAAAATAGCAGAAACCTACCCAACACTAATTTCTCGGGAAGAAATTGGAAAGAGCTATGAGGGAAGAAGCATCTACCTCCTCCGG GTTGGCAAGAGAAAGGGTGTGGCGAAACCTGCCATCTTCTTGGAATGTGGGATCCACGCCCGGGAATGGATTTCTCCCGCCTTTTGCCAGTGGTTTGTGAAGGAG GCTGTTGAATCCTGTGAAAATGGCTCCCCCCTGAAGACACTTCTCAATGAATTGGATTTCTTGGTTGTTCCTGTTGTAAATGTGGATGGTTACTCTTACACCTGGACTGGG AATCGATTTTGGAGAAAAACACGCTCCAAGTATCCTGGCAATAATTGTATCGGCACCGACCCCAACCGAAACTTCGATGCCGCGTGGTGCT CCATTGGTGCCTCGAATAATCCATGCTCTAACGTTTACTGTGGCCCATCCGTGGAATCTGAATCGGAAGTCAAAGCTGTTGCGAATTTTGTCCGTGACCACCTTCAGCACATCAAGGCGTATCTTGCGATCCACTCATACTCCCAGCTTCTTCTGTTTCCCTATAGCTACACCTTTTCATACTCACAACATCATGAAGAGCTG AATGCCCTGGCTGCAAATGCGGTTATGGAACTGAAACACCTTCATGGATCTAACTACACCTATGGTCCTGGAGCATCGACAATAT aTCCTGCAGCTGGAGGTTCAGATGATTGGGCCCATGATCTTGGCATCAAATATGTGTTTACCTTTGAACTCCGAGACACGGGTGAATATGGTTTCCTGTTGCCTGAGTACCTGATCAAACCAACTTGTGAAGAGACTATGCTGGCAATCAACTACATCGCCACTTATGTTCTCAACCATCTTTATTAA